A segment of the Bacteriovorax sp. PP10 genome:
TGTGCATTATGATGTCGGCGATTATTATTGGCGACCAGGCGACGAAAGCAATCGTTCAGCAAAAGTTTTATTTGGGTGAATCAATTCCGGTAATCGAAGGTCTGTTCCATTTCACATACGTGAGAAATCCTGGAGCGGCCTTTGGAATGTTTGGTTACTCAGCAGACTGGATCAGAATCCCGTTATTTTTCGGTGTTCCGGTTATTGCGTGTTTCTGGTTACTGTATTTAATTTGGAAAACAAGAAATACATCAGTTCTTCAATGTCTTGCTTATAGCTTGATCTTTGCTGGCGCTGTTGGAAATCTAATTGATCGTTTTACAATGAACTACGTTGTCGATTTTCTGGATTTTTTCTGGAAAACTCACCACTTTCCGGCCTTCAACATTGCAGATAGCGCAATCACGATTGCGGCGTTCATCTTAATCTATGAAACGCTTTTTGCTCACAGGAAGAAAGATAGTGTTACCCGTACTGTTTGAATCATCTTTTTTTACTCTCTACGCCTATCCCTTATTTATGGGGTTGTCGTGGGGAGTAGGATTCTATCTTACTCGATACCTATTCGAAAAATTCAACTTAGACACTAAACCACTTATACCTTTATTCGGTGGAATCTTTGCGACGTCTTGGATTGGAGCGAAAGTCTTTTTTTTGATCGTCTCTTCTGAACACAAAGTTACCCAATACCTTTATGCAGATGAATTCTGGTTAGGTGGTGGATTTGTTTTCTATGGCGGATTAATTTT
Coding sequences within it:
- the lspA gene encoding signal peptidase II: MKMIYRMCIMMSAIIIGDQATKAIVQQKFYLGESIPVIEGLFHFTYVRNPGAAFGMFGYSADWIRIPLFFGVPVIACFWLLYLIWKTRNTSVLQCLAYSLIFAGAVGNLIDRFTMNYVVDFLDFFWKTHHFPAFNIADSAITIAAFILIYETLFAHRKKDSVTRTV